One genomic region from Campylobacter concisus encodes:
- a CDS encoding phosphatidylserine decarboxylase, producing the protein MSGYIAKAGYKFILFFLILFVLSLLFGILPLFFAILFFLSLYFFRDPEREPFSDDKLALLSPIDGKIKEISASNFDNNEVAKIVIKKSFFDVGTLRAVSDVKVAEIRKRHGLFLCQAMKISEFLNERAIIRFEKENIKFVMKIIAGAFSRSLEISNVTSLKASRKFGFLGSGEVILYLPRDTKICVSVGESVKAASLLGYFEEGKRDE; encoded by the coding sequence ATGAGTGGCTATATCGCGAAAGCAGGATATAAATTTATATTATTTTTTCTAATTTTATTTGTTTTATCTTTGCTGTTTGGGATCTTGCCACTATTTTTTGCTATTTTATTCTTTTTGAGTCTTTATTTTTTTAGAGACCCTGAAAGAGAGCCATTTTCTGATGATAAATTGGCTTTACTATCGCCGATTGATGGCAAGATAAAAGAGATCAGTGCTTCAAATTTTGATAATAATGAAGTAGCTAAGATCGTTATAAAAAAATCTTTTTTTGATGTTGGTACATTAAGGGCTGTAAGTGATGTAAAAGTAGCTGAAATACGCAAAAGACATGGCTTATTTTTGTGTCAAGCTATGAAAATTTCAGAATTTTTAAATGAAAGAGCGATTATTCGCTTTGAAAAAGAAAATATAAAATTTGTTATGAAAATTATAGCTGGAGCTTTCAGTCGAAGTTTAGAAATTTCAAATGTTACTAGCCTGAAAGCATCTAGAAAATTTGGTTTTTTAGGAAGTGGTGAGGTGATTTTATACCTGCCAAGAGATACTAAGATATGTGTAAGCGTTGGAGAAAGCGTAAAGGCTGCTTCACTTTTGGGATATTTTGAAGAGGGAAAAAGAGATGAATAA
- the ftsH gene encoding ATP-dependent zinc metalloprotease FtsH — translation MNNQNNNQNNGNNNGFFNKNPIFIFAIFAIVIVLAFRSFSGDGLGGSFELNSNAQSKMVAYSEFKDMLKNKQLNEVAISETTIKGIGSDKTIYLAKRINDPTLIGILEQNGITYSVYSENSWFGDLLFSWIIPVFIFFAIWMFIASRMQKNIGGGILGIGSAKKLINSEKPKVKFDDVAGVEEAKEEVQEIVDYLKSPDKYLRLGAKIPKGILLVGPPGTGKTLLARAVAGEASVPFFSMSASSFIEMFVGVGASRVRDLFENAKKEAPAIVFIDEIDAIGKSRNSGPMGGNDEREQTLNQLLSEMDGFDADKSPVIVIAATNRPEVLDAALLRPGRFDRQVLVDKPDFKGRCDILKVHMKDVKIGKDVNIEDIARLTTGLAGADLENIINEAALLAGRKSKTFVEQADLVEAVERSIAGLEKKSRRVNPKEKRIVTYHECGHALIAELTKGAKRVTKVSVVPRGLAALGYTLNTPEENKFMMQKHELIAEVDVLLAGRAAEEVFIKEISTGASNDLERATDIIKAMVSMYGMSDVAGLMVLEKQRATFLNGGQSIKDYSDKMAEKVDEFVKTLLHERYTAVLGLLEIYKGAIENMVSALYEEETIEGKRVREIIKNYEIENSLETRLVETEEDEKSKKEE, via the coding sequence ATGAATAACCAAAATAATAACCAAAACAATGGCAACAATAACGGTTTTTTTAATAAAAATCCTATTTTTATTTTTGCTATTTTTGCAATAGTTATAGTTTTAGCTTTTAGAAGCTTTAGTGGAGACGGACTTGGTGGCTCTTTTGAGCTAAATAGCAATGCCCAGAGTAAAATGGTAGCTTATTCTGAGTTTAAAGATATGTTAAAAAATAAGCAACTAAATGAGGTTGCTATCTCAGAAACTACCATAAAAGGCATAGGTAGTGACAAAACTATCTATCTTGCAAAACGTATAAATGATCCAACGCTCATTGGCATACTTGAGCAAAATGGCATAACTTACAGCGTTTATAGCGAAAATAGCTGGTTTGGCGATCTTTTGTTTTCATGGATTATTCCTGTTTTTATATTTTTTGCCATTTGGATGTTTATTGCTAGTCGTATGCAAAAGAACATCGGCGGTGGCATACTTGGCATAGGAAGTGCAAAAAAGCTTATAAATTCTGAAAAGCCAAAAGTTAAATTTGACGATGTTGCGGGTGTCGAAGAGGCAAAAGAAGAGGTTCAAGAGATAGTTGATTATCTAAAAAGTCCTGATAAATACCTAAGACTTGGGGCAAAAATTCCAAAAGGAATTTTGCTAGTTGGCCCTCCAGGCACAGGTAAAACACTTCTTGCAAGAGCAGTTGCAGGTGAGGCTAGTGTACCATTTTTCTCTATGTCAGCATCAAGCTTTATAGAGATGTTTGTCGGTGTTGGTGCAAGTAGAGTTAGAGATCTTTTTGAAAATGCTAAAAAAGAGGCTCCAGCGATCGTTTTTATAGATGAAATCGATGCGATTGGTAAAAGTAGAAATTCTGGTCCAATGGGTGGCAACGACGAGAGAGAGCAGACGCTAAATCAGCTTCTTTCTGAGATGGACGGCTTTGATGCGGATAAATCACCAGTCATTGTTATAGCAGCTACAAATAGACCTGAAGTTTTAGATGCTGCGCTTTTAAGACCAGGTAGATTTGATAGGCAAGTGCTTGTTGATAAGCCTGATTTTAAAGGACGCTGCGACATTTTAAAAGTTCACATGAAAGATGTAAAGATTGGCAAAGATGTAAATATCGAGGATATCGCAAGGCTTACGACCGGTTTAGCTGGCGCTGATCTTGAAAATATTATAAATGAGGCAGCACTTCTTGCAGGACGTAAGTCAAAGACTTTTGTCGAGCAGGCCGATCTTGTGGAGGCCGTTGAGAGATCGATTGCTGGTCTTGAAAAAAAGTCTCGCCGCGTAAATCCAAAAGAAAAAAGAATCGTCACTTATCATGAGTGTGGTCATGCCTTGATAGCTGAGCTAACAAAAGGTGCAAAAAGGGTAACAAAAGTCTCAGTCGTACCACGTGGTCTTGCGGCACTTGGCTATACTCTAAACACACCTGAAGAGAATAAATTTATGATGCAAAAGCATGAACTGATAGCAGAAGTAGATGTGCTTTTGGCTGGTAGAGCTGCTGAAGAGGTATTTATTAAAGAAATTTCAACTGGAGCTAGCAACGACCTAGAGCGCGCGACCGATATCATAAAAGCTATGGTTAGTATGTATGGTATGAGCGATGTTGCTGGTCTTATGGTGCTTGAAAAGCAACGTGCTACGTTTTTAAATGGTGGTCAAAGTATCAAAGATTACAGTGATAAGATGGCTGAGAAGGTTGATGAGTTTGTAAAAACGCTTCTTCATGAAAGATACACAGCTGTGCTTGGTTTGCTTGAAATTTATAAAGGCGCTATTGAAAATATGGTATCAGCACTTTATGAAGAAGAAACAATCGAAGGAAAAAGAGTTAGAGAGATCATTAAAAACTACGAGATCGAAAATAGTTTAGAGACCAGGCTTGTAGAGACTGAAGAAGACGAAAAGAGTAAAAAAGAGGAATAA
- a CDS encoding chemotaxis response regulator CheY codes for MKILVVDDSSTMRRIIKNTLQRLGHQEILEAEHGLEAWNILTQNEGIEVLITDWNMPEMNGLELVKKVRAEQKYVDMPIIMVTTEGGKAEVITALKAGVNNYIVKPFTPQVLKEKLEDVLG; via the coding sequence GTGAAGATTTTGGTTGTAGATGACAGTTCAACAATGAGAAGAATCATAAAAAATACTTTACAAAGGTTAGGACATCAAGAAATTCTTGAGGCTGAGCACGGTCTTGAGGCCTGGAATATCTTAACTCAAAACGAAGGTATCGAAGTTCTTATCACTGACTGGAATATGCCTGAGATGAATGGTCTTGAGCTTGTTAAAAAGGTAAGAGCAGAGCAAAAGTATGTTGATATGCCTATCATAATGGTAACAACAGAGGGCGGAAAAGCCGAAGTTATAACAGCTTTAAAAGCAGGTGTTAATAACTACATCGTTAAACCTTTTACGCCACAAGTTTTAAAAGAGAAGCTTGAAGACGTTCTTGGTTAA
- a CDS encoding 50S ribosomal protein L11 methyltransferase: protein MKDKFYELSIKTSNFYDEILELVFSFGVTCVEELDHEIIIREEYDLKDIAWGIEEYAKGLSSVRKISNDLKISLNLKENKDWLGEYKKAVKPILVDKIYVRPSWEEPLNGVTNIIIDPALAFGSGHHESTNSCLQLLQKYAKSGNTALDVGCGSGILSIALAKLGCKVDACDTDEQATQSSLSNAELNEVKFNKIWTGSIANLEQKYDIVVANIIADVIFMLSNDLKKSLKKGGYLVLSGILNKYEDRIKDTFKDLELIEIKQSNDWSSFVYKEIDE, encoded by the coding sequence ATGAAAGATAAATTCTACGAATTAAGCATAAAAACATCAAATTTTTATGATGAAATTTTAGAACTAGTTTTCTCTTTTGGAGTTACCTGTGTTGAAGAGCTAGATCACGAGATCATCATCAGGGAAGAGTATGATCTAAAAGATATAGCTTGGGGTATCGAAGAGTATGCAAAAGGGCTCTCTAGTGTTCGTAAAATTTCAAATGATTTAAAAATTTCTCTTAATTTAAAAGAAAATAAAGACTGGCTAGGTGAATATAAAAAGGCAGTTAAGCCTATTTTGGTTGATAAAATTTATGTTAGACCTAGCTGGGAAGAGCCACTTAATGGCGTAACAAATATCATAATCGACCCAGCTCTAGCCTTTGGCTCAGGGCACCATGAAAGCACAAATTCTTGCTTGCAACTTTTACAAAAATATGCAAAAAGTGGCAATACTGCTTTAGATGTAGGTTGTGGAAGTGGAATTTTAAGTATTGCCTTGGCAAAGCTTGGCTGTAAGGTCGATGCTTGCGATACAGACGAGCAAGCTACGCAAAGTTCACTTAGTAATGCCGAGTTAAATGAGGTTAAATTTAATAAAATTTGGACAGGTTCTATCGCAAATTTAGAGCAAAAATATGACATTGTCGTAGCAAATATCATTGCTGATGTCATTTTTATGCTCTCAAATGACTTAAAAAAATCGCTTAAAAAAGGCGGCTACTTGGTATTGTCAGGAATTTTAAACAAATACGAAGATAGGATTAAAGATACATTTAAGGATTTGGAGCTAATTGAGATAAAGCAAAGTAACGATTGGAGTAGCTTTGTTTATAAGGAAATAGATGAATAA